One Azospirillum sp. TSA2s genomic region harbors:
- a CDS encoding MarR family winged helix-turn-helix transcriptional regulator: protein MRKPYYESILLIERLHRHFLEVLKTELDRLGIQDINNVQSLILYNIGEDEMTVGELTARGYYLGSNVSYNVKKMVENGYLGQERSPHDRRSVRVRLSEKGLDLREKISVMFERHLTALEKAGFSDEELTKANETLRKLERFWSASLDYSGFPMTSAA, encoded by the coding sequence GTGCGCAAACCCTATTACGAGAGCATTCTGTTGATCGAGCGGCTTCACCGCCACTTTCTTGAAGTGCTCAAGACTGAGTTGGACCGGCTCGGGATCCAGGACATCAATAACGTCCAGAGCCTGATCCTGTACAACATCGGCGAAGATGAGATGACGGTCGGCGAACTGACCGCGCGCGGTTACTATCTGGGTTCCAACGTCTCCTACAACGTCAAGAAGATGGTCGAGAACGGCTATCTTGGCCAGGAACGCTCCCCGCACGATCGCCGGTCGGTCCGTGTCCGCCTGTCGGAGAAGGGCCTGGACCTGCGCGAAAAGATCAGCGTCATGTTCGAACGTCATCTGACCGCCCTGGAAAAGGCCGGCTTCAGCGACGAGGAACTGACCAAGGCCAACGAGACCCTGCGCAAGCTGGAACGCTTCTGGTCGGCGTCGCTCGACTACAGCGGCTTTCCGATGACCTCTGCGGCCTGA
- a CDS encoding sodium:proton antiporter, whose amino-acid sequence MSYIVMMVGLGVLILLVAWLPMVLKELPLSLPIICVGLGFAVFSTLRLENPEPLAFPQATERLTELIVIVSLMGAGLKLDRRIGWRRWIITWRLLGITMPLSILMIALIGWYWLDFPLPASILLGAALAPTDPVLASDVQVGPPKSGEEDEIRFSLTSEAGLNDGLAFPFVHLAIGVALLNGNPPWDMLKHWVLLDVVWKLGAGVGVGWLVGRFLGYVTFRVPNRANLSRTGDGFVSLGITLIAYGLTELVGGYGFLAVFVAALALRDAERNSEYHERLHDFVEQTERLMMMLMLVLFGGTLAHGLIDALSWSAVGAAAVILLLVRPVAGVVGLAGVPMPVGEKLAIGFFGIRGMGSIYYVAYALNAAEFDVPNALWAVTGLIVLLSILVHGISVTPVMRRIDRRRQAAVASPPPSIHRRMEKARVSADS is encoded by the coding sequence ATGTCTTATATCGTCATGATGGTGGGGCTTGGGGTCCTGATCCTGTTGGTGGCCTGGCTGCCGATGGTGCTGAAGGAACTGCCGCTTTCCCTGCCGATCATCTGCGTCGGGCTTGGCTTCGCGGTCTTCAGCACCCTGCGGCTGGAGAACCCGGAGCCGCTGGCCTTCCCCCAGGCCACCGAGCGGCTGACCGAACTGATCGTCATCGTCTCGCTGATGGGCGCGGGGCTGAAACTGGATCGCCGCATCGGCTGGCGCCGCTGGATCATCACCTGGCGGCTGCTGGGCATCACCATGCCTCTGTCGATCCTGATGATCGCCCTGATCGGCTGGTACTGGCTCGATTTCCCGTTACCGGCGTCGATCCTGCTGGGGGCCGCGCTGGCACCCACCGATCCGGTCCTCGCCTCCGACGTCCAGGTCGGTCCGCCCAAGTCCGGCGAGGAGGATGAGATCCGCTTCAGCCTGACCTCCGAAGCCGGACTGAATGACGGCTTGGCCTTTCCCTTCGTCCATCTCGCCATTGGGGTCGCGCTGCTGAACGGCAACCCGCCTTGGGACATGCTGAAACATTGGGTGCTGCTGGATGTGGTGTGGAAGCTGGGGGCCGGCGTCGGAGTCGGCTGGCTGGTCGGACGGTTCCTCGGCTATGTCACCTTTCGGGTGCCGAATCGGGCGAACCTGTCACGGACCGGCGACGGCTTCGTGTCGCTCGGCATCACGCTGATTGCGTACGGCCTGACGGAGCTGGTCGGCGGATACGGCTTTCTCGCGGTGTTCGTCGCAGCGCTCGCATTGCGCGATGCGGAACGGAACAGCGAGTATCATGAACGCCTGCATGATTTCGTCGAGCAGACCGAGCGGCTGATGATGATGCTGATGCTGGTGCTGTTCGGCGGCACGCTGGCCCATGGATTGATCGACGCCTTGTCCTGGAGTGCCGTCGGTGCCGCGGCCGTCATCCTGCTTCTGGTGCGTCCGGTTGCCGGAGTGGTGGGGCTGGCCGGCGTGCCGATGCCGGTCGGCGAGAAGCTGGCCATCGGCTTCTTCGGTATCCGCGGCATGGGCAGCATCTATTACGTCGCCTATGCGCTGAACGCCGCGGAATTCGACGTGCCCAACGCCCTGTGGGCGGTCACCGGCCTGATCGTGCTTCTCTCGATTCTCGTCCATGGCATCAGTGTGACGCCGGTCATGCGGCGGATCGACCGGCGCCGGCAGGCCGCGGTGGCGTCACCGCCGCCCTCCATACACCGCCGAATGGAAAAAGCGCGCGTTTCGGCCGACTCTTGA